The following proteins are co-located in the Sulfurospirillum deleyianum DSM 6946 genome:
- the uvrA gene encoding excinuclease ABC subunit UvrA — protein sequence MIKIYGAKENNLKNINLEIPKNKLVVFTGLSGSGKSTLAFDTLYAEGQRRYIESLSSYARQFLDRVGKPDVEKIEGLTPAIAIDQKTTSKNPRSTVGTITEIYDYLRLLFARVGKQHCHLCGKEISQMSVADIIEQVLKLPPETKLSILAPLVREKKGSFADMIESLRHKGYVRAQIDGVMVRLDEEIELSKTKKHTIKVIIDRVVVREENFERIASDIEKALLESYGEVELDIANAEEVGLPTSHIHYSEHLACFDCKISFEPLEPLSFSFNSPKGACGVCDGLGIRYTLDLKKIINENVSIQEGAIKIFYGFNKSFYAKFLEAYCEAAGINTRIPYEELEEHQQRAILHGGVEEATFFWKKHKLVRKWEGVIKIAYDMLKDEKELGEYMSEKICDTCGGYRLKAESLAVKVAGKNIADILEMPIDKCLEFFKNDENFAYMKAQHKMISEPILKEIRERLFFLFDVGLGYISLGRDARTISGGEAQRIRIASQIGSGLTGVMYVLDEPSIGLHERDTLKLIRTLRNLQKKGNSVIVVEHDKETIQTADFIVDIGPGAGKFGGEIVFAGTKEELLKSTTLTAQYLNGTKIINYRENRAQERWIELNHVTINNIQNLDVKIPLGNLVAITGVSGSGKSSLILQTLLPVAKEYLNRAKKVNKVAGVECIGLEQLDKVIYLDQSPIGRTPRSNPATYTGVMDEIRALFAKTKEAQIRGYSVGRFSFNVKGGRCEKCQGDGEIKIEMHFLPDIMVKCDVCKGHRYNAQTLEIKYKGKSISDVLNMSVDEAFEFFKAIPKIHQKVQTLVDVGLGYITLGQNAVTLSGGEAQRIKLAKELSKKDTGNTLYVLDEPTTGLHFADVDRLVKVLHHLTDMGNSVLVIEHNMDVIKNADYLIDMGPEGGSYGGRIIAMGTPLEVAKEASQSGSYTGKFLALELESEKK from the coding sequence ATGATCAAAATTTACGGTGCTAAAGAAAATAATCTTAAAAATATTAACCTTGAAATTCCTAAAAATAAGCTCGTGGTTTTTACAGGACTTAGCGGAAGTGGTAAAAGTACTTTAGCGTTTGATACCCTTTATGCAGAAGGACAACGCCGTTATATTGAGTCGCTCTCCTCATACGCAAGGCAGTTTTTGGACAGGGTGGGTAAGCCTGATGTGGAAAAAATTGAAGGACTGACCCCTGCCATTGCGATAGATCAGAAAACGACCAGCAAAAATCCTCGCTCAACGGTAGGAACCATTACAGAGATTTATGACTACTTGCGTCTATTGTTTGCCAGAGTTGGAAAACAGCACTGTCATTTGTGTGGTAAAGAGATTTCGCAGATGTCTGTGGCGGATATTATTGAACAGGTTTTAAAGTTACCTCCTGAAACCAAGCTCTCTATCTTAGCGCCACTTGTGCGTGAGAAAAAGGGAAGTTTTGCGGATATGATTGAATCTTTGCGCCACAAAGGGTATGTCAGAGCGCAAATTGATGGGGTGATGGTACGTTTGGATGAGGAGATAGAGCTTTCGAAAACGAAAAAGCATACGATTAAAGTCATCATTGACCGTGTGGTGGTGCGAGAAGAAAATTTTGAGCGCATCGCCAGTGACATCGAAAAAGCGCTTTTGGAGAGTTACGGTGAGGTGGAACTAGATATTGCCAACGCTGAGGAAGTAGGACTTCCTACCTCACACATTCATTACAGTGAACATTTGGCGTGTTTTGATTGTAAGATTAGTTTTGAGCCTTTAGAGCCTCTTTCGTTTTCATTTAACTCCCCTAAAGGGGCGTGTGGGGTGTGTGATGGTTTAGGGATTCGCTATACGCTTGATTTAAAGAAAATTATCAATGAAAATGTGAGCATTCAAGAGGGTGCCATCAAGATTTTTTATGGCTTTAATAAAAGCTTTTACGCCAAATTTTTAGAAGCCTACTGTGAGGCTGCTGGTATTAATACACGTATTCCGTATGAAGAGCTTGAAGAGCATCAACAAAGAGCTATCTTGCATGGCGGGGTGGAAGAAGCGACTTTCTTTTGGAAAAAACATAAACTCGTACGCAAATGGGAAGGGGTTATTAAAATCGCTTATGACATGCTGAAAGATGAAAAAGAGTTGGGCGAGTATATGAGTGAAAAAATCTGTGATACCTGTGGTGGATACCGTTTAAAAGCGGAGAGTTTAGCCGTAAAAGTGGCGGGAAAAAACATCGCCGACATCTTAGAAATGCCCATAGATAAATGTTTAGAATTTTTCAAAAACGATGAGAACTTTGCCTACATGAAAGCGCAACATAAGATGATTTCTGAGCCGATTTTAAAAGAGATACGTGAGCGTCTTTTCTTTTTATTTGATGTTGGACTTGGCTACATTAGCTTGGGAAGGGATGCGAGAACCATTAGTGGTGGTGAGGCGCAACGTATTCGCATTGCTTCGCAAATTGGCAGTGGACTTACGGGGGTTATGTATGTTTTGGATGAGCCTAGCATTGGGTTGCATGAGAGAGATACGCTTAAGCTGATTCGTACCTTGCGTAATTTGCAAAAAAAAGGCAATTCGGTCATTGTGGTGGAGCATGACAAAGAGACCATCCAAACGGCTGATTTTATTGTGGATATTGGACCTGGGGCTGGAAAGTTTGGCGGGGAGATTGTTTTTGCGGGAACCAAAGAGGAGCTTTTAAAAAGCACTACCCTAACGGCACAGTATCTTAATGGTACAAAAATTATTAATTACCGAGAAAATAGAGCGCAAGAGCGTTGGATTGAACTTAATCATGTCACGATTAATAACATTCAAAATCTCGATGTCAAAATTCCCTTAGGCAATTTAGTCGCCATTACAGGTGTGAGTGGCAGTGGTAAGAGTTCACTCATTCTTCAAACTTTGCTTCCTGTGGCAAAAGAGTATCTTAACCGTGCCAAAAAGGTAAACAAAGTAGCAGGGGTGGAGTGCATAGGACTTGAGCAACTCGATAAAGTTATTTATCTTGACCAAAGTCCGATTGGCAGAACCCCTCGTTCTAATCCTGCGACCTATACAGGCGTGATGGATGAAATCCGTGCCTTGTTTGCCAAAACAAAAGAGGCGCAAATACGAGGGTATAGCGTGGGGCGTTTCTCGTTTAACGTGAAAGGCGGACGCTGTGAGAAGTGTCAAGGAGATGGTGAGATAAAAATAGAAATGCACTTTTTACCTGATATTATGGTGAAGTGTGACGTCTGTAAAGGACACCGTTACAATGCCCAAACCTTAGAGATTAAATACAAAGGCAAATCCATTTCAGATGTTTTAAATATGAGCGTGGATGAAGCGTTTGAATTTTTTAAAGCGATTCCAAAAATCCACCAAAAAGTACAAACCTTGGTGGATGTTGGACTGGGCTACATCACTTTGGGGCAGAATGCCGTGACACTCAGTGGCGGTGAGGCACAGCGTATTAAACTGGCGAAAGAGCTGAGTAAAAAAGATACCGGCAATACCCTTTATGTTTTAGATGAACCCACCACAGGGCTTCATTTTGCCGATGTGGATAGGTTAGTAAAAGTCTTGCATCATCTCACCGATATGGGCAATTCAGTCTTGGTTATTGAGCACAATATGGATGTCATCAAAAATGCGGACTATCTCATTGATATGGGACCTGAGGGAGGCAGCTATGGTGGGCGTATTATAGCGATGGGAACGCCTTTAGAGGTGGCAAAAGAGGCTTCTCAATCAGGCAGTTACACGGGAAAATTTTTAGCTTTAGAATTGGAAAGTGAAAAAAAGTAG
- a CDS encoding cation:dicarboxylate symporter family transporter yields the protein MKEEVVIKKKDWKSYTIKSLAFWVVFAIIAGIVFGMYDPKMAIATKPGIDWFIQALKWLVGPIIFLTIISGIVGLESLKEVGTIGFKAFIYFEVVSTFALAIGVLFGNLMGPGNGMNLSVESLDASSVSKFTNVNQDVGSVWSILKGAIPHDPISPFISGNTLQVLTMALTLAILISAFGGKYKATILKPLEIAQNFFFKILTVLMWLSPIASFSAMAFLIGKFGIASLINMASLLGVMFVSVLAFVFGVLGIIMAIFKINIFKFMRFIAKEVLIVFATSSSESALAPLMRRLEAAGVSRGTTGLVIPTGYSFNLDCTNIYLSLSIIFISQAFNIPLTLAEELSIIFILMVTSKGAVGVTGSGFIVLAGTLSAMGGSIPVVTVAVLLGVDKFMSEMRAVGNLCGNAVAAVVVGAWDKQIDMEKFKYALDHPESVEDTIPG from the coding sequence TTGAAAGAAGAGGTCGTTATCAAAAAAAAGGACTGGAAAAGCTATACGATTAAAAGTTTAGCATTTTGGGTTGTCTTTGCAATTATTGCGGGTATTGTGTTTGGTATGTATGATCCAAAGATGGCAATCGCTACAAAACCTGGTATTGATTGGTTTATTCAAGCATTAAAATGGTTGGTTGGACCGATTATTTTCTTAACCATCATTTCGGGTATCGTGGGGCTTGAAAGCCTTAAAGAGGTTGGAACGATTGGCTTTAAAGCGTTTATCTATTTTGAAGTGGTCAGTACATTTGCCTTAGCGATTGGTGTTTTATTTGGTAATTTGATGGGACCTGGAAATGGGATGAACCTTTCTGTTGAGTCTTTGGATGCAAGCAGTGTTTCAAAGTTTACCAACGTCAATCAAGATGTGGGTTCTGTTTGGTCAATTTTAAAAGGCGCCATTCCTCACGATCCGATTAGCCCTTTTATTAGTGGTAATACCCTTCAAGTCCTTACAATGGCCTTGACATTGGCTATCTTAATCTCCGCTTTTGGTGGAAAATATAAAGCAACCATTTTGAAACCTCTTGAGATTGCTCAAAACTTTTTCTTCAAAATCTTAACGGTTTTAATGTGGTTAAGCCCTATTGCTAGTTTTAGTGCGATGGCATTTTTGATTGGTAAATTTGGTATTGCTTCCTTGATTAATATGGCAAGTTTATTGGGCGTTATGTTTGTTTCTGTTCTCGCATTTGTTTTTGGTGTACTTGGTATCATCATGGCAATCTTCAAAATCAATATCTTTAAATTTATGCGTTTTATTGCCAAAGAAGTCTTGATTGTTTTTGCAACCTCTTCAAGCGAGTCAGCTCTTGCGCCATTGATGCGTCGTTTGGAAGCGGCGGGTGTGAGTCGTGGTACAACAGGCTTGGTTATTCCAACAGGGTATTCATTCAATCTTGACTGTACGAATATCTATCTTTCTCTTTCAATTATTTTTATTTCTCAGGCGTTTAACATTCCTTTAACACTCGCAGAAGAGTTGTCTATTATCTTTATTTTAATGGTAACCTCAAAAGGTGCGGTAGGTGTCACAGGGTCTGGTTTTATTGTCCTTGCAGGAACTTTATCTGCTATGGGTGGATCGATTCCTGTGGTGACAGTGGCTGTGCTTTTGGGTGTGGATAAATTTATGAGCGAGATGAGAGCCGTGGGTAACTTGTGTGGTAACGCAGTTGCCGCTGTTGTCGTTGGTGCATGGGATAAGCAGATTGATATGGAAAAATTCAAATATGCCTTAGACCATCCAGAAAGCGTTGAAGATACCATCCCTGGTTAA
- a CDS encoding cation:dicarboxylate symporter family transporter translates to MSENKVAKRNWTHYTIKSLAFWVVVAIIAGVAFGIVDPALAIKAKPGIDWFIQALKWLVGPIIFLTIISGIVGLESLKEVGSIGLKAFIYFEVVSTFALAIGVLFGNLMGPGRGMNLSVESLDASSVESFTHKTQEAGSVWSILKGAIPHDPISPFIHGNTLQVLVMALTIAVLIAAFGNQYKEAILKPLEKAQEFFFKILMVVMWLSPIASFSAMAFLIGKFGIASLVGMASLLGVMFLSVVAFLFGVLGIILWFYKINVFKFMRFIAKEVLIVFATSSSESALAPLMRRLEAAGVSRGTTGLVIPTGYSFNLDCTNIYLSLSIIFLAQAFNIPLTLSHELSIIFILMVASKGAVGVTGSGFIVLAGTLSAMGDVIPVVTVAVLLGVDKFMSEMRAVGNLCGNAVAAVVVGAWDKQIDMDKFRYALDHPESIEDGIPG, encoded by the coding sequence GTGAGTGAAAACAAAGTAGCAAAAAGAAATTGGACGCACTATACGATTAAAAGTTTAGCGTTTTGGGTTGTGGTTGCGATTATTGCGGGGGTTGCTTTTGGTATCGTTGATCCTGCTTTGGCAATTAAGGCAAAGCCTGGTATTGATTGGTTTATTCAAGCATTAAAATGGCTGGTAGGACCGATTATTTTCTTAACCATTATTTCGGGTATTGTGGGGCTTGAAAGCCTTAAAGAGGTTGGAAGTATTGGACTTAAAGCGTTTATCTATTTTGAAGTGGTCAGTACGTTTGCTCTAGCCATTGGTGTTTTATTTGGTAATTTAATGGGACCAGGTAGAGGAATGAATCTCTCCGTGGAGTCTTTGGATGCAAGCAGTGTGGAGAGTTTTACCCACAAAACGCAAGAAGCTGGTTCTGTCTGGTCTATCTTAAAAGGTGCGATTCCGCATGATCCTATCTCTCCTTTTATTCATGGCAATACGCTTCAGGTTTTAGTGATGGCATTGACCATCGCTGTTTTGATTGCGGCATTTGGAAATCAATACAAAGAGGCGATTTTAAAACCTCTGGAAAAAGCACAAGAGTTCTTTTTTAAAATTTTAATGGTTGTGATGTGGCTCAGTCCTATTGCTTCATTTAGTGCGATGGCGTTTTTGATTGGAAAATTTGGTATTGCGTCTTTGGTAGGTATGGCAAGTCTCCTTGGCGTGATGTTTCTCTCCGTTGTTGCGTTTTTATTTGGGGTGTTGGGTATTATCTTATGGTTTTATAAAATCAACGTTTTTAAATTTATGCGTTTTATTGCCAAAGAAGTCTTGATTGTCTTTGCAACCTCTTCAAGCGAGTCAGCTCTTGCGCCATTGATGAGACGTTTGGAAGCGGCAGGTGTGAGTCGTGGTACAACAGGACTTGTTATTCCAACAGGGTATTCGTTCAATCTTGACTGTACCAATATTTACCTTTCTCTTTCCATTATCTTTTTGGCTCAAGCATTCAATATTCCTTTAACACTTTCACACGAACTTTCGATTATTTTTATTTTGATGGTTGCTTCAAAAGGTGCGGTGGGTGTCACAGGGTCTGGATTTATCGTTCTAGCGGGTACATTATCTGCGATGGGGGATGTTATTCCTGTGGTAACGGTGGCTGTACTTTTGGGCGTGGATAAATTTATGAGTGAAATGCGAGCCGTGGGTAACTTGTGTGGTAACGCCGTTGCTGCTGTTGTTGTTGGTGCATGGGATAAGCAGATTGATATGGATAAATTTCGATATGCGTTAGACCATCCAGAGAGCATTGAAGATGGTATTCCTGGATAA
- a CDS encoding HDOD domain-containing protein: MLEAIAERIKALPPLPKSFHEMTKVCQDPQSGINDLAHVIEKDPMLVANLLKIANSPLYGFRREIKTIIQAVGLFGMSTTRSLVTDMSIKKLLQVDMAPYGITPEEFAMISGMQSALMLRWYGKVDTSKIDMLFLAALLQETGKILIADEVMKNDETYSFRSEIETCVNIADVEKMFVGMSSSEVTALIFKHWKFDTKMVEAILYSDSWTEAHEEIQSYALALKIVKTAIPLNAPLSERSINVALNLIEKAQMDTSPFLDAIAQLKSSF; encoded by the coding sequence ATGTTAGAAGCGATTGCTGAACGTATCAAAGCGTTACCTCCCCTTCCTAAAAGTTTTCATGAGATGACAAAAGTGTGCCAAGACCCTCAAAGTGGTATTAACGATTTAGCGCATGTTATCGAGAAAGACCCCATGTTGGTTGCTAATCTCTTAAAGATTGCGAATTCTCCTTTGTATGGATTTAGACGAGAGATTAAAACCATTATTCAAGCGGTGGGGCTTTTTGGGATGTCCACGACACGTTCGTTGGTGACGGATATGTCTATTAAAAAACTTTTGCAGGTGGATATGGCACCTTATGGTATCACGCCTGAGGAGTTTGCGATGATTTCAGGGATGCAAAGTGCTTTGATGCTGCGTTGGTATGGTAAAGTGGACACCTCAAAGATAGATATGCTTTTTTTAGCCGCTCTGCTTCAAGAAACAGGGAAAATTTTAATTGCTGATGAGGTAATGAAAAACGATGAAACCTATTCGTTTCGTTCTGAAATTGAGACATGCGTAAATATCGCAGATGTGGAGAAGATGTTTGTGGGGATGAGTAGCAGTGAAGTGACGGCGCTTATTTTTAAACATTGGAAATTTGATACCAAGATGGTTGAGGCTATCTTGTACTCTGATTCGTGGACAGAGGCACACGAGGAGATTCAATCCTACGCCCTTGCGCTTAAAATTGTCAAAACGGCGATTCCTCTGAATGCGCCTTTGAGTGAGCGAAGCATCAATGTTGCGCTTAATTTAATAGAAAAAGCGCAGATGGATACCTCACCCTTTTTAGATGCGATTGCACAGCTTAAATCTTCTTTCTAA
- the polA gene encoding DNA polymerase I, which yields MKTLTIIDTFGFFFRNYYALPQLRNSQGFPTGLLTGFANFIYAIKNEHDTDYVMFALDSKGKNFRHELDPNYKANRPEAPEELKKQLPVAISWIEKMGFKCYSEEGFEADDVIASAVKFAKRHGIKVRIVTHDKDLYQLIDDGRVVIYDPMKKIEIDSEKCFEKFGVYPDKINEYLSLVGDTADNIPGVKGIGPKGAKKLLDDFGSVENIYANLERIANPRSKSMLEEGRESAFLSKQLVRLDDSLNIADTFEAFYFPCDNPLVNIADELEKYELRHMLSRVRNEALHVKIKEAPSNTFRAILVDDAKILFNVIEGIEEGSWVAFDTETNALDAYNAKIVGFSFALNEHEAYYVPLAHHYLGVGEQIGMEEAKEALKKLFKHKIVGQNLKYDLAVIENNFGLRLSSSYADTMLMAWLLNPESNVGLDTLAKRFFNHDMVKFKDVVSKNENFSHVPLDKACEYASEDAWMTLKLYNKLHDMLEPRLLEIAKEVEFPFILTLMRMEKEGIKIDGAYFEALLKRTDGAIDALKHEIFTLCDAQFNLNSTQQLGTVLFEQLGLPPVKKTKTGYSTDENVLNELLDKHPSIAKILEYRELYKLRSTYIEPLLKLSKESPLGRVHTSFIQTGTSTGRLSSKDPNLQNIPVKTALGREVRGGFVAKEGCVLIGIDYSQIELRLLAHFSNDEAMVKAFRDGKDIHYETALKLFGEQEAASKRSVAKSINFGLLYGMGPKRLSETLGISMAEAKRYIESYFATFPTIKAYVMEVAEQAKTTGYVETLLGRKRFFDFEHANAMQYAGYLREAVNTVFQGSAADLIKLSMNKIMATLIHDEAKLLLQIHDELIFEVVESQAQSFALEAQKVMEEIYALRIPLKVSIAMGKNWGELK from the coding sequence GTGAAAACATTAACGATTATTGATACTTTTGGTTTCTTTTTTAGGAACTACTATGCCCTCCCGCAGTTACGCAATTCCCAAGGGTTTCCCACAGGTTTGCTAACAGGTTTTGCCAATTTTATTTATGCGATTAAAAATGAACATGACACTGATTATGTGATGTTTGCGCTTGATAGCAAAGGAAAAAATTTTCGCCATGAGCTAGACCCAAATTATAAAGCCAATCGTCCCGAAGCGCCTGAAGAGTTGAAAAAGCAGTTGCCCGTTGCGATTTCGTGGATTGAAAAAATGGGCTTTAAGTGTTACAGCGAAGAGGGATTTGAGGCGGATGACGTTATCGCTTCAGCGGTTAAATTTGCGAAAAGACATGGGATTAAAGTGCGTATTGTGACCCACGATAAAGATTTGTATCAGCTGATCGATGATGGACGTGTGGTCATTTACGATCCGATGAAAAAAATAGAAATTGATAGCGAAAAGTGTTTTGAAAAATTTGGCGTCTATCCTGATAAAATCAATGAGTATCTCTCTTTGGTGGGCGATACTGCGGATAACATTCCAGGGGTTAAAGGCATTGGACCTAAGGGAGCAAAAAAACTGCTGGATGATTTTGGGAGTGTTGAAAATATCTACGCAAATTTAGAACGTATTGCAAACCCTCGTTCAAAAAGTATGTTAGAAGAGGGCAGAGAGAGTGCGTTTTTAAGCAAACAGTTGGTACGTTTGGATGATAGCCTCAATATCGCCGATACTTTTGAAGCGTTCTATTTTCCGTGCGACAACCCTCTGGTGAATATTGCCGATGAATTAGAGAAGTATGAACTGCGTCACATGCTCTCCCGTGTACGCAATGAGGCTTTACATGTAAAGATAAAAGAAGCGCCTAGCAACACTTTTAGGGCGATTTTGGTGGATGATGCCAAAATCCTTTTCAATGTGATTGAGGGGATTGAAGAGGGGAGTTGGGTTGCGTTTGATACTGAGACCAATGCCCTTGATGCGTACAATGCCAAAATTGTTGGTTTTTCGTTTGCTTTGAATGAGCACGAAGCGTATTATGTGCCTCTTGCCCATCACTACTTAGGTGTTGGAGAGCAGATTGGGATGGAAGAGGCTAAAGAGGCGTTGAAAAAGCTTTTTAAGCATAAGATTGTTGGGCAAAATCTCAAATACGATTTGGCGGTCATTGAGAATAATTTTGGCTTACGTCTCTCTTCTTCTTATGCCGATACGATGCTAATGGCGTGGCTTTTAAATCCTGAGAGTAACGTGGGGCTTGATACTTTGGCAAAACGCTTTTTTAATCATGACATGGTCAAGTTCAAAGATGTTGTCAGTAAAAATGAGAACTTTAGCCATGTTCCTTTGGATAAAGCGTGTGAATATGCGAGTGAAGATGCGTGGATGACACTCAAACTTTACAACAAATTGCATGATATGTTAGAACCTCGTCTCTTAGAAATTGCCAAAGAGGTAGAGTTTCCGTTTATCCTGACGTTGATGCGGATGGAAAAAGAGGGCATTAAGATAGATGGAGCTTATTTTGAAGCGCTTTTAAAACGCACTGATGGAGCGATAGACGCTTTAAAACATGAGATTTTTACCTTGTGTGATGCACAGTTCAATCTGAACTCAACCCAGCAATTAGGCACAGTGCTTTTTGAACAGCTAGGGCTTCCGCCTGTTAAAAAGACGAAGACAGGTTATAGCACGGATGAGAACGTGCTCAATGAACTTTTAGATAAACATCCCTCCATCGCAAAGATTTTGGAGTATCGAGAGCTTTATAAATTACGTTCTACCTACATTGAACCCCTTTTAAAACTCTCCAAAGAGTCTCCTTTGGGTCGAGTACACACCTCCTTTATCCAGACAGGAACCTCCACCGGAAGACTTTCATCAAAAGACCCAAATTTGCAAAACATTCCTGTCAAAACCGCTTTAGGTAGAGAGGTAAGAGGTGGTTTTGTGGCTAAAGAGGGATGTGTGCTGATAGGTATTGATTATTCGCAGATTGAGCTGAGGCTTTTGGCACATTTTAGCAATGATGAAGCGATGGTTAAAGCGTTTAGAGATGGAAAAGATATTCACTATGAAACCGCATTAAAACTCTTTGGTGAGCAAGAAGCGGCTTCCAAACGTAGTGTGGCAAAAAGTATTAACTTTGGGCTTTTATATGGGATGGGACCGAAGCGTTTATCGGAGACGTTGGGGATTTCCATGGCGGAGGCAAAGCGGTATATTGAGAGTTATTTTGCGACGTTTCCAACGATTAAAGCGTATGTCATGGAAGTTGCAGAACAGGCAAAAACAACAGGATATGTTGAAACCTTGTTGGGACGTAAACGCTTTTTTGATTTTGAACACGCCAATGCGATGCAGTATGCAGGCTATTTACGTGAAGCGGTCAATACCGTTTTTCAAGGCAGTGCCGCAGACCTTATTAAGCTTTCAATGAATAAAATCATGGCGACCCTCATTCATGATGAGGCAAAACTTTTGCTTCAAATTCACGATGAGCTTATTTTTGAAGTGGTGGAGAGTCAAGCTCAAAGTTTCGCTTTAGAGGCTCAAAAAGTGATGGAAGAGATTTATGCACTTCGTATTCCATTGAAAGTTTCGATTGCGATGGGTAAGAATTGGGGAGAGTTGAAGTGA
- a CDS encoding manganese efflux pump MntP family protein — protein sequence MIEVVLLGFALSMDAFAVSIGLGSKEVNSHALLALKAGLFFGIFQAMMPLVGYAGGYGLIGFVSAYAHYIAFGLLLLIGAKMIYEGVNESLEEEIAKITNKLMLTLAIATSIDAMAAGFSLTLLDFNPLLACLCIGVMTAVISSIGVYVGKLTGTWFEGKAEVFGGVVLVAIGFRILFF from the coding sequence GTGATCGAAGTCGTGTTACTAGGGTTTGCGTTGAGTATGGATGCTTTTGCCGTTTCCATAGGATTAGGCTCTAAAGAGGTCAATTCTCATGCTCTTCTCGCCTTAAAGGCGGGGTTGTTTTTTGGAATATTTCAAGCGATGATGCCTTTGGTTGGTTATGCGGGCGGATATGGATTGATTGGATTTGTTAGTGCATATGCACATTATATTGCTTTTGGTTTATTGCTTCTCATTGGGGCTAAGATGATTTATGAGGGTGTCAATGAGAGTCTTGAAGAGGAGATCGCTAAGATTACCAATAAACTGATGCTCACCCTTGCGATTGCAACAAGTATTGATGCGATGGCAGCGGGATTTAGTTTAACCCTTTTGGATTTCAATCCTTTGTTGGCGTGTCTTTGTATTGGCGTGATGACCGCAGTTATTAGCAGTATAGGTGTTTATGTTGGCAAATTGACAGGTACATGGTTTGAAGGCAAAGCAGAAGTGTTTGGTGGTGTGGTGTTGGTTGCGATTGGTTTTAGGATTTTGTTTTTTTAA
- a CDS encoding outer membrane beta-barrel protein, with the protein MKRSLMVASFLMLSVSASFADSNAWFVGGEFGGMSIHGKSTASADIHISNGDTVLGGSTSDTFNTTYEAIKIGTYFDYGRIYGSVAYQNETETMTSYTYGLGYDYLFRNKSNFTPFIGVNASYTVADIDDDLAKELSLDKPKGFNYGAEAGVLYALTKNMELEVGVRYMISDIDDTSTFDESGTNVDLKMENDRIVQYYLGLNYKF; encoded by the coding sequence ATGAAAAGAAGTTTAATGGTTGCATCGTTTTTGATGCTTAGTGTATCTGCTAGTTTTGCAGATAGTAATGCATGGTTTGTAGGCGGTGAATTTGGTGGTATGAGTATTCATGGAAAAAGCACAGCATCTGCGGACATTCATATTTCTAATGGAGACACCGTTCTTGGAGGTTCAACATCAGATACATTCAACACAACGTACGAAGCCATAAAAATTGGTACCTATTTTGACTATGGAAGAATCTACGGAAGTGTTGCCTATCAAAATGAAACAGAGACGATGACATCATACACCTATGGTCTTGGCTATGACTACCTCTTTAGAAACAAATCAAATTTCACACCTTTTATCGGTGTAAACGCCTCTTACACTGTCGCAGACATTGATGATGATCTTGCTAAAGAGCTCTCACTTGATAAACCAAAAGGATTCAATTATGGTGCAGAAGCTGGTGTTCTCTACGCTTTAACAAAAAATATGGAACTTGAAGTAGGTGTTCGCTATATGATCAGTGATATAGACGATACATCCACATTTGATGAGAGTGGCACAAACGTTGATCTGAAAATGGAAAATGATCGCATCGTTCAGTATTATCTCGGATTAAATTATAAATTTTAA
- a CDS encoding M48 family metallopeptidase — MSLTKSKVGLIKTFMYESQTLSYTLHVNPRLKHLYIQVHPEKGVIVKSPSPSLLYIEKVLSEKASWIFTKMNASKGRILLKQLFEEEGKILYLGEPILLHVSQTPQSFYTEKTIPLVMRLVEEWSFIMGVKPTKISFRRAKKRWGSCSYKNELSFNLTLAQLPLECITYIVIHELSHITHKHHQKAFWECVESFMPEYKRCEKILKNHSPSFS; from the coding sequence GTGTCTTTGACAAAATCAAAAGTTGGTTTGATTAAAACCTTTATGTATGAGAGCCAAACCCTCTCATACACGCTTCACGTCAACCCTCGGCTCAAGCACCTCTATATTCAGGTTCATCCTGAAAAAGGGGTCATTGTCAAGTCCCCCTCTCCCTCCTTACTCTACATTGAAAAAGTTTTAAGCGAGAAAGCCTCATGGATTTTCACAAAAATGAACGCAAGCAAAGGGCGAATACTCCTCAAACAGCTCTTTGAAGAGGAAGGAAAAATCCTCTATTTGGGCGAGCCTATTTTGTTACATGTAAGCCAAACACCCCAAAGTTTTTACACTGAAAAAACAATTCCATTGGTAATGCGTTTGGTCGAAGAGTGGAGCTTTATTATGGGGGTGAAGCCTACTAAAATCAGCTTTCGCAGGGCAAAAAAACGATGGGGAAGTTGCTCCTATAAAAATGAGCTAAGCTTTAACCTCACACTCGCCCAACTCCCTTTAGAGTGCATCACCTACATTGTGATTCATGAACTTTCCCACATCACGCATAAGCACCATCAAAAAGCATTTTGGGAATGCGTAGAGAGTTTTATGCCTGAGTATAAACGCTGTGAAAAAATTCTAAAAAATCACTCTCCATCTTTCTCATAA